In Ilumatobacter fluminis, the following proteins share a genomic window:
- a CDS encoding DMT family transporter, translated as MSRPSHLDHRRAIALAVLVTVLWSSSWVLIRFGLDDADLPPITFAGLRYGLAAIVLWASLAVRARRGDALPRPSRRDLAAYAALGLVFYGVTQGAQFVAIDRQPAATTSLLLSLTPLIVAGVGVVALGETVTRRQIVGALLVVGGAALYLAGDLGATTVGLVAAGIGLAANATSSIAGRSVNRRSTSSPLVVTTVSMTVGAISLIVVGLVIDGAPTLSGEAIAIVGWLAVVNTALAFTLWNVSLRSLTAVESAGINNLMLVQIALLAWLFLDEAPGAFGLVGIVVVSAGVFLTQTRPH; from the coding sequence ATGTCCCGACCGTCCCATCTCGACCATCGACGAGCGATCGCGCTCGCCGTCCTCGTCACCGTCCTCTGGAGTTCGTCGTGGGTGCTGATCCGCTTCGGACTCGACGACGCCGATCTCCCTCCGATCACGTTCGCCGGGTTGCGGTACGGCCTCGCAGCGATCGTGTTGTGGGCATCGCTGGCGGTGCGCGCCCGGCGGGGTGACGCGCTGCCGAGGCCGAGCCGCCGCGACCTGGCGGCGTACGCCGCGCTGGGACTCGTCTTCTACGGCGTGACCCAAGGGGCCCAGTTCGTCGCGATCGACCGACAACCGGCCGCGACCACCAGCCTGCTGTTGTCGCTCACCCCGCTGATCGTCGCCGGGGTCGGCGTCGTCGCGCTCGGGGAGACCGTGACCCGACGCCAGATCGTCGGTGCGCTGCTGGTCGTCGGCGGCGCCGCGCTCTACCTGGCAGGCGATCTGGGTGCCACGACGGTCGGACTCGTCGCGGCCGGCATCGGATTGGCCGCCAACGCCACGAGCAGCATCGCCGGCCGGAGCGTCAACCGACGCTCGACGAGTTCGCCGCTGGTCGTGACGACGGTGTCGATGACCGTCGGTGCCATCTCGTTGATCGTCGTCGGCCTCGTGATCGATGGTGCGCCGACACTGAGCGGGGAGGCGATTGCCATCGTCGGTTGGCTGGCCGTGGTGAACACGGCCTTGGCGTTCACGTTGTGGAACGTGTCGCTGCGGTCGCTCACCGCCGTCGAGTCGGCCGGCATCAACAATCTGATGCTCGTGCAGATCGCGCTGCTCGCCTGGTTGTTCCTCGACGAGGCCCCCGGTGCGTTCGGCCTGGTGGGCATCGTCGTCGTGTCGGCCGGGGTGTTCCTCACCCAGACACGTCCACATTGA
- a CDS encoding LysR family transcriptional regulator, whose amino-acid sequence MLMGQIELRHLFTFLAVADERSFGRAAARLGYTQSAVSQQIAALERAAGIPLFIRPGGPRPVELTDAGSALREYANAIAAEMRAADDRLAALRSGERGRLRVGSFQSVSVKVLPLVARALATELPDVELDLIETDDPSKIVELIERRELDAGFLVGDHLDHHFREQLLFHDPYVVVAPAGTFPDGPVSSADVVRHDVIAQPLNDVCQIDIERGLRSVGHEPNVVFRSIDNATVQAMARAGRGVAVMPRLSVDLHDPNIGVHELADAVEPRTIVVVWREGPAVPPAVRRFVDLAIDVTRPLEDELTHPV is encoded by the coding sequence ATGCTGATGGGTCAGATCGAGCTCCGGCACCTCTTCACCTTCCTCGCGGTCGCCGACGAGCGGTCGTTCGGACGCGCCGCCGCCCGCCTCGGCTACACCCAGTCGGCGGTCAGCCAGCAGATCGCCGCTCTCGAGCGGGCGGCAGGTATCCCGCTGTTCATCCGACCGGGCGGCCCGCGCCCCGTCGAGCTCACCGACGCCGGCTCGGCGCTGCGCGAGTACGCCAACGCCATCGCCGCCGAGATGCGCGCCGCCGACGACCGGCTGGCTGCGCTCCGATCAGGCGAGCGCGGACGGTTGCGGGTCGGCTCGTTCCAGAGCGTGTCGGTCAAGGTGCTGCCCCTCGTGGCGCGCGCCCTCGCCACCGAACTCCCCGACGTCGAGCTCGACCTGATCGAAACCGACGACCCGAGCAAGATCGTCGAGCTGATCGAGCGGCGCGAGCTCGATGCCGGCTTCCTGGTCGGCGACCACCTCGATCACCACTTCCGCGAACAACTCCTTTTCCACGACCCGTACGTCGTCGTGGCGCCGGCGGGCACCTTCCCCGACGGCCCCGTCTCGTCCGCCGATGTCGTCCGGCACGACGTGATCGCCCAGCCCCTGAACGATGTGTGCCAGATCGACATCGAACGAGGTCTTCGCAGCGTCGGTCACGAACCGAACGTGGTGTTCCGGTCGATCGACAACGCGACCGTCCAGGCCATGGCGCGGGCCGGGCGCGGCGTGGCCGTCATGCCTCGCCTGTCGGTCGACCTGCACGACCCGAACATCGGCGTCCACGAACTCGCGGACGCCGTCGAGCCGCGCACGATCGTGGTGGTCTGGCGCGAGGGCCCGGCGGTTCCACCGGCCGTCCGACGCTTCGTCGACCTCGCGATCGACGTCACACGTCCGCTCGAGGACGAGCTCACACACCCTGTCTGA
- a CDS encoding TauD/TfdA family dioxygenase: protein MSDIVATRPTPIEPRFWTGTPALDRASYEVDARHFDPTTLTDPASDFAATMRATYERVGLVHAVGTGITDHVAMRLVAKHVLDAEMPYRAGANPRGSIAPNVYEIGAPLSAWLHYHHEMAYVGTSTSAIAFTCRAALPGRGATFVADNVRATEAILETELGRKLAELGVCYRRDLTDREAFTGREPIGVYNHWQQSLETDDPEEAAQRAHDQGLSTDWGPDRLLRTRYYTSAFEYTPSVDRNLLYCSVADHYLWFDAWPLVEQLPPGQRPLWMTFGDDSDFTADELRTFVDVYDRFGTPIDWRVGDVAVIDNYRFAHGRPAIHLGPGEERELGVVLGGSFDRVGAVPGKW, encoded by the coding sequence ATGAGTGACATCGTGGCGACTCGGCCGACGCCGATCGAACCCCGTTTCTGGACCGGAACACCCGCCCTCGACCGCGCGTCGTACGAGGTCGACGCCCGGCACTTCGATCCGACCACGCTGACCGACCCCGCAAGCGACTTCGCAGCGACGATGCGAGCCACCTATGAGCGCGTCGGACTCGTCCACGCCGTGGGCACCGGCATCACCGATCACGTCGCGATGCGACTCGTCGCGAAGCACGTGCTCGACGCCGAGATGCCGTACCGGGCCGGAGCGAACCCGCGCGGATCGATCGCCCCGAACGTCTACGAGATCGGCGCGCCGCTCTCGGCCTGGCTGCACTACCACCACGAGATGGCATACGTCGGCACGAGCACCAGCGCGATCGCCTTCACCTGCCGAGCGGCGCTGCCCGGTCGCGGCGCCACCTTCGTCGCCGACAACGTGCGAGCGACCGAGGCGATCCTCGAGACCGAGCTCGGCCGCAAGCTCGCCGAGCTGGGCGTCTGCTATCGACGCGACCTCACCGACCGGGAGGCATTCACCGGCCGGGAGCCGATCGGCGTGTACAACCACTGGCAGCAGTCGCTCGAGACCGACGACCCCGAGGAGGCGGCCCAGCGGGCGCACGACCAGGGCCTGTCGACCGACTGGGGCCCCGACCGGCTCCTGCGCACGCGGTACTACACATCGGCGTTCGAGTACACGCCGTCGGTCGACCGCAACCTGCTCTACTGCAGCGTCGCCGACCACTACCTGTGGTTCGACGCCTGGCCGCTCGTCGAGCAGCTCCCGCCCGGACAGCGTCCTCTGTGGATGACGTTCGGCGACGACTCCGACTTCACGGCCGACGAACTCCGCACCTTCGTCGACGTCTACGACCGGTTCGGCACGCCGATCGACTGGCGGGTCGGCGACGTCGCCGTCATCGACAACTACCGCTTCGCGCACGGTCGACCGGCGATCCATCTGGGTCCTGGTGAAGAACGCGAGCTCGGCGTCGTGCTCGGCGGGTCGTTCGACCGGGTCGGCGCCGTTCCCGGCAAGTGGTGA
- the recO gene encoding DNA repair protein RecO: protein MSELYRDTGVVLRTYKLRESDRIVVFMTAENGKVRAVAKGVRKTKSKFGARLEPMSHVRLLLYRGRELDIVSQAESVEPLAPLLSSLDRASQAMAAIEAVDQMSLEREPNPQLYRMTVGVLRTIADRPAPLNVPAFYWKLLRNEGLEPQLDACVRCGETEPGTELVAFDLNEGGVQCRQCRTGSAISPGALAIMRDIFGGRLNQALALEESPFTHEVGSLATKALEHHIERHLKTIAMFERH, encoded by the coding sequence ATGAGCGAGCTGTACCGCGACACCGGCGTGGTGCTGCGCACCTACAAGCTGCGCGAATCCGACCGGATCGTCGTGTTCATGACCGCCGAGAACGGCAAGGTCCGTGCCGTCGCGAAGGGCGTCCGCAAGACGAAGTCGAAGTTCGGTGCCCGACTCGAACCGATGAGTCACGTGCGGCTCCTGCTCTACCGCGGACGCGAGCTCGACATCGTGAGCCAGGCCGAGTCGGTGGAGCCGCTCGCCCCGCTGCTCTCGTCGCTCGACCGAGCGTCACAGGCCATGGCGGCGATCGAGGCCGTCGACCAGATGTCGCTCGAGCGCGAGCCGAACCCGCAGCTGTACCGCATGACCGTCGGCGTGCTCCGCACCATCGCAGACCGTCCGGCACCGCTCAACGTGCCGGCGTTCTACTGGAAGCTGCTCCGCAACGAGGGGCTCGAACCCCAGCTCGACGCGTGCGTTCGGTGCGGTGAGACCGAGCCGGGCACCGAGCTCGTCGCGTTCGACCTGAACGAGGGCGGCGTCCAGTGTCGCCAGTGCCGCACCGGCTCGGCGATCTCGCCGGGCGCGCTGGCCATCATGCGCGACATCTTCGGTGGGCGACTCAACCAGGCGCTGGCGCTGGAGGAGTCGCCCTTCACCCACGAAGTCGGCAGCCTGGCGACGAAGGCACTCGAACACCACATCGAGCGCCACCTCAAGACAATCGCCATGTTCGAGCGCCACTGA
- a CDS encoding 6-phosphofructokinase, with translation MTSPIKRIALSTGGGDAPGLNAVIRAATLAARNRGWDVVGIRDGFNGLMAPEEYPRGDGVIELSRESVRGIVHTGGTILGTTNRGNPTAYPVQQPDGSWVEEDRSDELIAKFREREIDALVTIGGDGSLTIGNHLHERGLRVIGVPKTIDNDLENTQSTFGFHTAVDFAAQCIDRLFSTATSHGRVIVVEVMGRYAGWIALHSGVACGAHAVLIPEIEFDLEPVAETIRQREERGAKFSIVVVAEGARPQGGEVSVLGKAVGQAEKLGGVGQKVADGLTALTGKESRVVVLGHLIRGGSPTAYDRLLGLRFGAAAIRALEEGKDGIMVALNPPTVDYVPLASVTKRQKHVPIDCDTMLTARDMGINFGDEMPHDLDEVWTPNTVL, from the coding sequence ATGACCTCCCCCATCAAGCGCATCGCGCTGAGCACCGGCGGCGGCGACGCCCCCGGCCTGAACGCCGTCATCCGAGCCGCCACGCTCGCTGCCCGCAACCGGGGTTGGGATGTGGTCGGCATCCGAGACGGCTTCAACGGCCTGATGGCACCGGAGGAGTATCCGCGGGGCGACGGCGTGATCGAGCTGTCGCGCGAATCGGTCCGCGGCATCGTCCACACGGGCGGCACCATCCTCGGCACCACAAACCGGGGCAACCCGACCGCCTACCCGGTCCAGCAGCCCGACGGATCGTGGGTCGAAGAAGACCGCTCCGACGAGCTGATCGCCAAGTTCCGAGAGCGCGAGATCGATGCGCTCGTGACGATCGGCGGCGACGGGTCACTGACGATCGGCAACCACCTCCACGAGCGCGGGCTGCGCGTGATCGGTGTCCCGAAGACGATCGACAACGATCTCGAGAACACCCAGTCGACGTTCGGGTTCCACACCGCCGTCGACTTCGCGGCCCAGTGCATCGACCGCCTCTTCTCGACGGCGACGTCGCACGGTCGCGTGATCGTGGTCGAGGTGATGGGCCGCTACGCCGGCTGGATCGCGCTCCACTCGGGGGTCGCCTGCGGGGCGCATGCGGTGCTGATCCCCGAGATCGAGTTCGACCTCGAACCGGTCGCCGAGACGATCCGCCAGCGCGAAGAGCGAGGTGCCAAGTTCTCGATCGTCGTCGTCGCCGAGGGCGCCCGGCCGCAGGGCGGCGAGGTCTCGGTGCTGGGCAAGGCGGTCGGTCAGGCCGAGAAGCTCGGCGGTGTCGGCCAGAAGGTCGCCGACGGCCTCACCGCACTGACCGGGAAGGAGTCACGCGTCGTCGTCCTCGGTCACCTGATCCGCGGCGGCTCCCCGACGGCGTACGACCGCCTCCTCGGGCTCCGGTTCGGCGCTGCCGCCATCCGTGCGCTCGAGGAGGGCAAGGACGGCATCATGGTGGCACTCAACCCGCCGACGGTCGACTACGTGCCGTTGGCGTCGGTGACCAAGCGCCAGAAGCACGTGCCGATCGATTGCGACACGATGCTCACCGCACGCGACATGGGCATCAACTTCGGTGACGAGATGCCCCACGACCTCGACGAGGTCTGGACGCCGAACACCGTGCTCTGA
- the uppS gene encoding polyprenyl diphosphate synthase encodes MEESQRLHVACIMDGNGRWAAARDLPRTEGHTEGEENLARIVRVAVTRDIGWLTVFGFSTENWVRPRAEVRHILGLHEKLFGRVKELNELNVRIQWIGRPFDSPSARTPKYVQRAIRKAINDTASNTGMTLTVAFDYGGRAELMSAVRQVRAQGQPVTPETIEKHLYLPELPPVDVMVRTSGELRVSNFLLWQGAGAKIHFTDASWPEFDGADLDRAIALAR; translated from the coding sequence GTGGAGGAATCCCAGCGCCTGCACGTCGCCTGCATCATGGACGGCAACGGTCGATGGGCCGCGGCGCGCGACCTGCCACGGACCGAGGGCCACACCGAGGGTGAGGAGAATCTCGCCCGCATCGTCCGGGTGGCCGTCACGCGCGACATCGGCTGGTTGACCGTGTTCGGCTTCTCCACCGAGAACTGGGTTCGTCCCCGCGCCGAGGTCCGCCACATCCTCGGTCTCCACGAGAAGCTCTTCGGTCGCGTGAAGGAGCTGAACGAGTTGAACGTCCGGATCCAGTGGATCGGGCGACCGTTCGATTCGCCGTCGGCACGCACCCCGAAGTACGTCCAGCGAGCGATCCGCAAGGCGATCAACGACACGGCCTCGAACACGGGCATGACCCTCACCGTCGCGTTCGACTACGGCGGTCGGGCCGAGCTGATGAGCGCAGTGCGCCAGGTGCGGGCCCAGGGCCAGCCGGTCACCCCGGAGACCATCGAGAAGCACCTGTACCTGCCCGAGCTGCCGCCGGTCGACGTGATGGTGCGCACCTCCGGTGAGTTGCGGGTGTCGAACTTCCTGCTCTGGCAGGGCGCGGGCGCCAAGATCCACTTCACCGACGCGTCGTGGCCGGAGTTCGACGGCGCCGACCTCGACCGGGCGATCGCACTCGCCCGATGA
- a CDS encoding enoyl-CoA hydratase-related protein translates to MARDIDTGTDDLLARVEGNVGIITFNRPERRNALSDAVYDGFDAALPTMAADPDVRVVLVTGNGGAFCAGGDVKQMNDANQAGGQRAGRPAGLDDGINHLRGLQRKVSLALHEFPKPVIAALPGAAAGAGLSIALAADIRLAAERAVLVTAFANVGASGDFGGSWFLTQLVGPAKARELYWTSPKLSSAEALELGLVNQVLPDDGFDQAALDYCRALATRAPIAQRLMKENLNRALTCDLATALDAEATNMVRTMRTADHKEAALAFVEKRPPNFTGT, encoded by the coding sequence ATGGCTCGCGACATCGACACCGGCACCGACGACCTCCTCGCACGCGTCGAGGGCAACGTCGGCATCATCACCTTCAACCGGCCCGAGCGGCGCAACGCGCTCTCCGACGCGGTGTACGACGGGTTCGACGCCGCGCTGCCGACGATGGCGGCCGACCCCGACGTGCGAGTCGTGCTCGTCACCGGCAACGGTGGCGCATTCTGTGCGGGCGGCGACGTCAAGCAGATGAACGACGCCAACCAGGCCGGCGGACAGCGCGCCGGCCGCCCGGCCGGGCTCGACGACGGCATCAACCATCTGCGAGGTCTCCAGCGGAAGGTGTCGCTGGCCCTCCACGAGTTCCCGAAGCCCGTCATCGCAGCCCTTCCCGGTGCGGCGGCCGGCGCCGGCTTGTCGATCGCACTGGCCGCCGACATCCGACTCGCCGCCGAGCGGGCGGTGTTGGTGACGGCGTTCGCGAACGTCGGCGCCTCGGGCGACTTCGGTGGTTCGTGGTTCCTGACCCAGTTGGTGGGCCCGGCCAAGGCCCGCGAGCTGTACTGGACGTCACCGAAGTTGTCGTCGGCCGAGGCGCTCGAACTCGGGCTCGTGAATCAGGTGCTGCCCGACGACGGCTTCGACCAGGCCGCGCTCGACTACTGCCGCGCGTTGGCGACCCGCGCCCCGATCGCGCAGCGGCTGATGAAGGAGAACCTGAACCGGGCGCTCACTTGCGACCTGGCCACGGCCCTCGACGCCGAGGCGACGAACATGGTCCGCACGATGCGGACCGCCGACCACAAAGAAGCAGCACTCGCCTTCGTCGAGAAGCGCCCCCCGAACTTCACCGGCACCTGA
- a CDS encoding prolyl hydroxylase family protein, whose translation MTLALKDGYDTGVQLADDPQVWVFDNFLTPDECLHIIELAEPRMDDALVSRLGTNTASTRRTGQVAWVKHDEDDVVRGVIGRVSELVAVPANHAENLQVIHYGETEEYQSHFDAWDIETDKGKEKTARGGNRAVTALLYLNEVDGGGGTGFPKLDLEVEAQPGRMVIFHNLYEGYSTRHRKSLHGGLPVSAGEKWACNLWFREQPYQGVTAAAASPAKAAARPAPDTAANRAARRRAQRASRKRNR comes from the coding sequence ATGACGCTGGCGTTGAAGGACGGTTACGACACGGGTGTGCAACTCGCCGACGACCCCCAGGTGTGGGTGTTCGACAACTTCCTGACGCCCGACGAGTGCCTCCACATCATCGAGCTGGCCGAGCCGCGCATGGACGATGCGCTCGTCAGCCGGCTCGGCACGAACACCGCCAGCACGCGCCGCACCGGACAGGTCGCCTGGGTCAAACACGACGAGGACGACGTGGTGCGGGGCGTGATCGGGCGCGTGAGCGAGTTGGTCGCCGTTCCGGCGAACCACGCCGAGAACCTCCAGGTCATCCACTACGGCGAGACCGAGGAGTATCAGTCGCACTTCGACGCCTGGGACATCGAGACCGACAAGGGCAAGGAGAAGACGGCTCGCGGCGGCAACCGCGCCGTCACCGCCCTGCTCTACCTCAACGAGGTCGACGGAGGCGGCGGCACCGGCTTCCCGAAGCTCGACCTCGAGGTCGAGGCGCAGCCCGGCCGCATGGTCATCTTCCACAACCTCTACGAGGGCTACAGCACACGCCACCGCAAGTCACTGCACGGCGGCCTGCCGGTCAGCGCCGGCGAGAAGTGGGCGTGCAACCTGTGGTTCCGTGAGCAGCCGTATCAGGGCGTCACCGCAGCTGCGGCCTCGCCGGCGAAGGCGGCCGCCCGACCGGCGCCCGACACCGCAGCGAACCGGGCAGCCCGCCGGCGCGCCCAGCGCGCCAGCCGCAAACGCAACCGCTGA
- a CDS encoding VOC family protein produces the protein MRIRLRQIVMVAADLAAAEQRISDELGLELCYRDPGVGVFGLRNALFPIGDKLLEVVSPIEDGTTAGRFLDKRGGDGGYMVIFETDDIEAARRRFEQAGVRIVFEAEDDGVLGLHLHPADVGGAIVSIDRTDVWGEWPWAGPEWRDHVRTGTVADVLGVEIEAADPDAMAERWSAVLGRPVVDRRIELDEGVMTFVEAGERGDGVAGFTLAAADSADPVDTTICNCRFTSR, from the coding sequence ATGCGGATCAGGCTTCGACAGATCGTGATGGTGGCCGCCGACCTGGCTGCCGCCGAGCAGCGGATCAGCGACGAGCTCGGCCTCGAGCTCTGCTACCGCGACCCTGGCGTCGGGGTGTTCGGACTGCGCAATGCGCTGTTCCCGATCGGCGACAAGTTGCTCGAGGTGGTGTCGCCGATCGAGGACGGCACCACGGCGGGTCGCTTCCTCGACAAGCGCGGCGGCGACGGCGGCTACATGGTCATCTTCGAGACCGACGACATCGAGGCAGCCCGCCGCCGCTTCGAGCAAGCCGGCGTTCGCATCGTGTTCGAGGCCGAGGACGACGGCGTGCTCGGCTTGCACCTGCACCCCGCCGACGTCGGTGGCGCGATCGTGTCGATCGACCGCACCGACGTGTGGGGGGAGTGGCCCTGGGCCGGGCCCGAGTGGCGCGACCACGTGCGGACCGGCACCGTGGCCGACGTGCTCGGCGTGGAGATCGAGGCTGCCGACCCCGACGCCATGGCCGAGCGGTGGTCGGCGGTGTTGGGTCGCCCGGTGGTCGATCGTCGGATCGAACTCGACGAGGGCGTCATGACCTTCGTCGAGGCGGGGGAGCGGGGCGACGGTGTCGCCGGCTTCACGCTCGCCGCCGCCGACAGCGCCGACCCCGTCGACACCACGATCTGCAACTGCCGCTTCACCTCCCGCTGA
- a CDS encoding undecaprenyl diphosphate synthase family protein — MSPSAATPAASSTPSTSSLRHVLVVGGTLAEWSDLTDEQWRRRLETFGELCERLGVTWLTVRAYEHGDRSAATPPEHRRHRLRDVEVIADPQPDGRQRFADAMARIDDDDEVNEATVASALYEPADSEPDLVVVLGPPTQLPPSLVWELAYAELVFIDVAWADLTADHVAAAIDDFANRRRRFGGLDE; from the coding sequence ATGTCCCCCTCGGCTGCGACCCCGGCTGCGAGCTCGACCCCGTCGACCTCGTCGCTGCGTCACGTCCTGGTCGTCGGCGGCACCCTCGCCGAGTGGTCCGACCTGACCGACGAGCAGTGGCGGCGACGCCTCGAGACGTTCGGTGAGCTGTGCGAACGGCTCGGCGTCACGTGGCTCACCGTCCGGGCGTACGAACACGGCGACCGCTCGGCGGCGACGCCGCCCGAACACCGACGCCACCGCCTGCGTGACGTCGAGGTGATCGCCGATCCGCAACCCGACGGCCGGCAGCGGTTCGCCGACGCCATGGCACGCATCGACGACGACGACGAGGTCAACGAGGCCACCGTCGCCTCGGCGCTCTACGAACCGGCCGACAGCGAACCCGACCTGGTCGTGGTGCTCGGCCCGCCCACACAACTGCCGCCGTCGCTCGTCTGGGAACTCGCCTACGCCGAACTCGTCTTCATCGACGTCGCCTGGGCCGACCTGACCGCCGATCACGTGGCCGCCGCCATCGACGACTTCGCCAACCGCCGCCGTCGTTTCGGCGGGCTCGACGAGTGA
- a CDS encoding DUF503 domain-containing protein: protein MHAAAVEIEIRIPDAQSLKDRRQVVRSLLDGARHRFGVSAAEVGGQDTWQSATLGFAVVASEARLVDEQLDAIDRFLWSRPEIEVLDGETHWLA from the coding sequence ATGCATGCGGCCGCGGTCGAGATCGAGATCCGGATACCCGACGCCCAGTCCCTGAAGGACCGCCGCCAGGTCGTGCGGTCGCTGCTCGACGGCGCCCGTCATCGATTCGGGGTGTCCGCCGCCGAAGTCGGCGGTCAGGACACGTGGCAGTCCGCAACGTTGGGGTTCGCCGTGGTGGCGAGCGAGGCCCGCCTCGTCGACGAACAGCTCGATGCGATCGATCGATTCCTGTGGAGCCGCCCCGAGATCGAGGTGCTCGACGGCGAGACCCACTGGCTCGCCTGA